Proteins found in one Pseudomonas sp. P8_241 genomic segment:
- a CDS encoding 3-hydroxyacyl-CoA dehydrogenase NAD-binding domain-containing protein: MNDLIHYQNEGPLALIGLARAPVNALGQALREQLLEACERAAADDSVKAIVLHGAGLPFSAGADISEFGSPASFARPDLPHLLTRLTELDKPLIAAIGGLAFGGGLELALACGYRVAQAGARLGLPEIKLGLLPGAGGTQRLPRLIGAAAALEIIASGQPINASRALALGLLDRVTDTTDSLLEAAKAFAAELISRQAPARPAWPHPNPGAALPTNYFVDHRAANQSRWKGQSAPQRVVAAIEAACHLPLVEGLAREGELFKEAEASSESEALRHVFFAEREVGKLPGLYADTPIRPIARVAVIGAGTMGGGIAMNFANAGMAVTLLELKAEGLERGLALIRKNYDSSVQRGKLSPEQMEQRLALIHGSLDYADITDVDLVIEAVFESLPVKQQVFRTLDEVCKEGAILASNTSTLDVDAIAAVTRRPQDVVGLHFFSPANVMRLLEVVRGTATAADVLATTLKIAKRIGKIPVVSGVCFGFIGNRMLEPYSREAHRLLLEGAAPAQIDKVLTGLGMAMGVIAMHDLAGIDVSFLVRESRRELIAHDPGYCKLADALYALGRFGQKTSRGYYVYEGRERKDDPEVVALAEQIAGELGIPRRVISDQEIHDRCLLMLINEGIQLLDEGIAQRSSDIDLVWINGYGFPAWRGGPMHYAEGLGLAQVFERIGHYRQALGAYGAMWFQPAALLERLVASGKSRIERI; the protein is encoded by the coding sequence ATGAATGATTTGATCCATTATCAAAACGAAGGCCCCCTGGCCCTGATCGGCCTCGCCCGTGCCCCCGTCAACGCCCTCGGCCAGGCCTTGCGCGAACAATTGCTGGAGGCCTGCGAGCGTGCCGCTGCCGACGACAGCGTGAAAGCGATTGTGCTCCACGGCGCTGGATTGCCGTTCAGCGCCGGCGCGGACATTTCCGAGTTCGGTAGCCCTGCATCGTTCGCCCGGCCGGACCTGCCACATCTGTTGACTCGCCTGACCGAGTTGGACAAACCCTTGATTGCCGCCATCGGTGGCCTGGCGTTCGGCGGTGGGCTGGAACTCGCCTTGGCCTGCGGCTACCGCGTGGCGCAAGCCGGGGCGCGTCTGGGATTACCGGAAATCAAGCTTGGCTTGCTGCCCGGCGCGGGTGGCACTCAGCGCTTGCCGCGTCTGATCGGTGCCGCCGCGGCGCTAGAGATCATTGCATCCGGGCAGCCGATCAACGCCAGTCGAGCACTGGCATTGGGACTGCTCGATCGTGTCACGGATACCACCGATAGCCTGCTCGAGGCGGCCAAGGCTTTCGCCGCAGAGCTGATTTCCAGGCAGGCACCGGCGCGTCCGGCCTGGCCGCATCCGAATCCGGGTGCAGCCCTGCCAACGAATTATTTCGTCGACCACCGCGCTGCCAATCAGTCGCGTTGGAAAGGCCAGAGCGCGCCGCAGCGGGTGGTCGCGGCCATTGAGGCAGCTTGCCATTTACCATTGGTCGAGGGGCTGGCCAGAGAGGGCGAGCTGTTCAAGGAGGCCGAAGCTTCCAGCGAATCCGAGGCTCTGCGCCATGTATTCTTCGCCGAGCGTGAAGTCGGCAAACTGCCGGGTCTGTACGCGGATACGCCGATCCGGCCGATTGCCCGGGTTGCGGTGATTGGCGCCGGCACCATGGGCGGCGGGATTGCCATGAACTTCGCCAACGCGGGGATGGCGGTGACGCTGCTGGAGCTCAAGGCCGAGGGGCTGGAGCGCGGATTGGCACTGATCCGCAAGAACTACGACAGCAGTGTCCAGCGCGGCAAGCTCTCGCCTGAGCAAATGGAACAGCGCTTGGCACTGATCCACGGCTCCCTGGACTACGCCGATATCACCGACGTCGACCTGGTGATCGAAGCCGTGTTCGAGAGTCTGCCAGTCAAGCAGCAGGTGTTCCGAACCCTGGACGAGGTGTGCAAGGAAGGCGCGATTCTAGCCAGCAATACCTCCACGCTGGATGTCGACGCCATTGCCGCTGTCACCCGCAGGCCACAGGACGTCGTCGGCCTGCACTTCTTTAGCCCGGCCAATGTCATGCGCCTTCTTGAAGTGGTGCGCGGCACGGCTACGGCGGCCGATGTCCTGGCCACGACGCTGAAAATCGCCAAGCGCATCGGCAAGATCCCGGTGGTGTCCGGGGTGTGCTTCGGCTTCATCGGCAATCGCATGCTCGAACCCTATTCCCGCGAGGCGCACCGTCTGCTGCTGGAAGGCGCCGCGCCTGCGCAGATCGACAAGGTGCTCACCGGTCTCGGCATGGCGATGGGCGTGATCGCCATGCACGACCTGGCCGGCATCGATGTCAGCTTCCTGGTGCGCGAGTCGCGCCGTGAGCTCATTGCCCATGATCCGGGCTACTGCAAACTCGCCGATGCGCTCTATGCCCTCGGCCGTTTCGGTCAGAAAACCAGTCGAGGCTATTACGTCTACGAAGGTCGCGAGCGTAAGGATGATCCAGAAGTGGTCGCACTGGCCGAGCAAATCGCCGGTGAGTTGGGCATCCCGCGTCGAGTGATCAGCGATCAGGAAATCCACGATCGCTGCCTGCTGATGCTGATCAACGAAGGGATTCAGTTGCTCGACGAGGGCATCGCCCAGCGCAGCAGCGACATCGACCTGGTCTGGATCAACGGCTACGGCTTCCCGGCCTGGCGCGGTGGACCGATGCATTACGCCGAAGGGCTGGGGCTGGCCCAGGTGTTTGAACGCATCGGTCATTACCGCCAGGCACTGGGTGCCTATGGCGCGATGTGGTTCCAGCCGGCAGCGCTGTTGGAGCGTCTGGTGGCCAGCGGCAAGTCCCGCATCGAACGCATCTGA
- a CDS encoding DUF6285 domain-containing protein, translating into MNIRLDANELLAIARQTLLDELLPQLPANLRYPALMVANAMAIAGRECNEGEQALAAETQWLTGLLGDDHGSLADARQALCRAIRQGRFDTPGVEQDRLLSALLAITRARLSISNPKALGQ; encoded by the coding sequence ATGAACATCCGTCTCGATGCGAATGAATTGCTGGCGATTGCCCGTCAAACCCTGCTCGATGAATTACTGCCGCAGCTGCCGGCCAACCTGCGCTATCCAGCGCTGATGGTCGCCAATGCCATGGCCATTGCCGGGCGCGAATGTAATGAAGGTGAACAGGCGCTGGCCGCGGAAACACAATGGCTGACAGGACTGCTGGGGGATGACCATGGCTCACTGGCGGATGCACGTCAGGCCCTGTGCCGGGCTATTCGCCAAGGCCGTTTCGACACGCCCGGTGTTGAACAGGATCGCCTGTTGTCGGCGCTCCTGGCGATCACTCGGGCGCGGCTGTCCATCAGCAATCCGAAGGCGCTTGGCCAATGA
- a CDS encoding phosphotransferase family protein: MSSPNVAAAGVPQPETQLKKARLEAFLCAQAGALRVTVDNQQRLSGGAIQENWLLEVSVEGGVFAGVQRWVLRSDAQSAVQESLSRAQEFAVLSAVHRAGVKVPRPLWLCEDTSVHGRSFFVMEWVSGITAGHRLTSHSGVQGDQQLVVDLGANLARIHCISPGEASLAFLGDPQQVSVPASIDALRAILDRLGAVQPVLEWGLRWCESNAPQSTARCLLHGDFRTGNYLAESSRLQAVLDWEFTGWGDPREDIGWFTARCWRFARPDLEAGGIGTLEHFMRGYTEVSALNIEPEELVFWQVMATLRWAVIAQQQAQRHLSGEEPSLELALTGTLVPELELDILRLTGGLR, encoded by the coding sequence ATGAGCAGTCCGAACGTAGCAGCGGCGGGAGTACCGCAACCCGAAACACAACTGAAAAAAGCCAGGCTTGAAGCCTTCCTCTGTGCTCAGGCCGGCGCACTACGGGTGACCGTCGACAACCAGCAGCGCCTGTCTGGTGGTGCCATTCAGGAAAACTGGTTGCTCGAGGTGAGTGTGGAGGGGGGCGTGTTTGCAGGCGTCCAGCGCTGGGTGCTGCGCAGCGATGCGCAATCGGCCGTGCAGGAGAGCCTGAGTCGCGCTCAGGAGTTCGCCGTGTTGAGTGCGGTGCACCGAGCCGGGGTCAAGGTACCCCGGCCCCTTTGGTTGTGCGAAGACACCTCGGTACACGGGCGGTCATTTTTCGTTATGGAGTGGGTGTCCGGCATCACTGCCGGCCATCGACTTACCAGTCACTCAGGGGTCCAAGGCGATCAACAGTTGGTTGTCGATTTGGGCGCCAACCTGGCCCGTATCCATTGCATCTCACCTGGCGAGGCAAGCCTGGCGTTCCTTGGCGACCCGCAGCAGGTTTCGGTGCCGGCCTCGATTGATGCCCTGCGTGCCATATTGGACCGCCTCGGCGCCGTTCAACCCGTACTGGAGTGGGGCTTGCGCTGGTGTGAATCAAACGCGCCACAAAGCACCGCCCGGTGCTTGCTCCACGGTGACTTCCGCACCGGCAATTATCTGGCCGAGTCCAGCCGGTTGCAGGCGGTACTGGACTGGGAATTCACCGGTTGGGGTGATCCGCGCGAAGACATCGGCTGGTTCACCGCCCGCTGCTGGCGGTTCGCCCGGCCTGACCTGGAGGCGGGCGGCATCGGCACGCTGGAACATTTCATGCGGGGTTACACCGAGGTGTCTGCCCTCAACATCGAACCCGAAGAATTGGTCTTCTGGCAGGTCATGGCCACCTTGCGTTGGGCGGTCATCGCCCAGCAGCAGGCCCAGCGGCATTTGTCCGGTGAGGAACCGTCGCTGGAGCTGGCCCTGACCGGCACGCTGGTCCCTGAACTGGAACTGGACATATTGCGGTTGACCGGAGGACTGCGCTGA
- a CDS encoding acyl-CoA dehydrogenase family protein has product MNFTIPQELLDLREKTRAFIAEQVIPMEADPRLTAHGPSEELRQELLAKARIAGLLCPHASREMGGAGLSHFAKAIVFEEAGYSPLGPIALNIHAPDEGNIHLMDEVATPAQKDRWLRPLVSGRIRSCFAMTEPAPGAGSDPSMMQTVAVRDGDHYVINGRKWLITGADGAGFAIIMARMEDGSATMFLTDMNAPGIIHERQLKTLDSCFSGGHSVLRFENLRIPATDVLGEIGKGFRYAQVRLAPARLTHCMRWLGAARRAHDIACDYARTRDSFGKTLGEHQGVGFMLADNQMALHSTRLSIWHCAWVLDEGGRGNVESSMTKVLSAEALWHVVDRCVQILGGRGVTGETVVERIFRDIRPFRIYDGPSEVHRMSLAKKILEGHKEFS; this is encoded by the coding sequence ATGAACTTTACGATCCCTCAAGAGTTGCTGGACCTGCGCGAAAAGACCCGCGCTTTTATCGCCGAACAGGTGATCCCCATGGAAGCCGATCCGCGCTTGACGGCGCACGGCCCCAGCGAGGAGTTGCGCCAGGAGCTACTGGCCAAGGCGCGTATCGCCGGACTGTTGTGCCCCCATGCCAGCCGCGAAATGGGCGGTGCAGGCCTGAGCCACTTCGCCAAAGCCATCGTCTTCGAAGAGGCCGGATACTCGCCGCTGGGCCCGATTGCACTGAATATCCATGCGCCGGACGAAGGCAACATTCACCTGATGGACGAGGTTGCCACCCCAGCGCAGAAAGATCGCTGGCTGCGGCCTCTGGTCAGCGGCCGGATTCGCTCCTGCTTTGCCATGACCGAGCCGGCGCCGGGTGCGGGCTCCGATCCTTCTATGATGCAGACTGTCGCCGTGCGCGACGGCGATCACTACGTGATCAATGGTCGCAAATGGCTGATCACCGGGGCCGATGGCGCCGGGTTCGCCATCATCATGGCGCGCATGGAGGACGGCTCGGCGACCATGTTCCTGACCGACATGAACGCGCCGGGGATTATCCACGAGCGGCAACTCAAGACCCTGGACAGCTGTTTTTCAGGTGGCCACTCCGTGCTGCGTTTCGAAAACCTGCGGATTCCCGCCACCGATGTGCTGGGTGAAATCGGCAAGGGTTTTCGCTATGCACAAGTGCGCCTGGCGCCCGCGCGGCTGACCCACTGCATGCGTTGGCTGGGCGCTGCCCGGCGTGCCCATGACATTGCCTGCGACTACGCAAGAACCCGCGACTCGTTCGGCAAGACCCTGGGCGAGCACCAAGGGGTGGGTTTCATGCTGGCCGACAACCAGATGGCGCTGCACAGCACCCGCCTGTCGATCTGGCATTGCGCCTGGGTGCTGGACGAAGGCGGTCGCGGCAATGTCGAGTCAAGCATGACCAAGGTGTTGAGCGCTGAAGCCCTGTGGCATGTGGTTGATCGTTGCGTACAGATTCTGGGTGGCCGCGGCGTGACCGGTGAAACGGTGGTCGAGCGCATCTTCCGCGACATCCGCCCGTTCCGAATTTATGACGGCCCAAGCGAAGTGCACCGCATGAGCCTGGCGAAAAAAATCCTCGAAGGACACAAGGAGTTTTCTTGA
- a CDS encoding histidine phosphatase family protein: protein MNAPTVMRRRCYLVRHGHVDYFSPEGQPLDPRSVPLSALGEEQVRQLAQVMTPIHFDRALCSDYPRARQTAEGLLGDRQIELQACAQLREVRAGRLREIAPQQLQQQVSYAYDTFADPEGRFMGGERWSDFDRRVMTRFEEVLAEPEWQSLLLVSHDAVNRLLLGWALGGPSGCAAALEQDNACLNIIDIDMQAGRVLRCHVRVVNLTPCDLAKTNQRHTVMERIYAQLAPLAEQRL from the coding sequence ATGAATGCTCCAACGGTTATGCGACGTCGTTGCTACCTGGTACGCCATGGGCATGTGGATTATTTCTCGCCCGAAGGCCAGCCGCTGGACCCGCGCAGCGTGCCGCTTTCCGCTCTGGGAGAAGAGCAGGTGCGGCAACTGGCGCAGGTGATGACGCCGATCCATTTCGACCGAGCGCTGTGCTCCGATTACCCACGCGCCCGGCAGACTGCCGAGGGGCTGCTGGGCGATCGTCAGATCGAACTCCAGGCGTGCGCGCAGCTACGGGAAGTGCGTGCCGGTCGTCTGCGCGAGATTGCACCGCAGCAACTGCAACAGCAGGTCAGCTACGCCTACGACACCTTTGCCGATCCTGAAGGCCGCTTCATGGGTGGCGAGCGCTGGAGCGATTTCGACCGTCGGGTCATGACGCGCTTCGAAGAAGTGCTGGCCGAACCCGAATGGCAAAGCTTGCTGTTGGTCAGTCATGACGCCGTCAATCGCCTGTTGCTGGGATGGGCGCTCGGTGGTCCGAGCGGTTGCGCCGCCGCCCTGGAACAGGACAACGCCTGCCTGAACATCATCGATATCGACATGCAGGCCGGTCGCGTCCTGCGCTGCCATGTGCGTGTCGTCAACCTGACGCCCTGCGACCTTGCCAAGACAAACCAGCGACACACCGTGATGGAGCGCATTTACGCGCAACTCGCGCCGCTTGCCGAACAACGACTCTAG
- the prpR gene encoding propionate catabolism operon regulatory protein PrpR — protein MQPRQPRIIVLISHLERPLQQSRLARVVNSVLADYSAETSIRVLDTTVAESLQLARELEQNDEAQVFICAGATAAHLRRHLSRPVLSMRVGGADLLRALEQARLLSPHIAVLSYARINADLESMASLFTVQIHQASYLTLEEARKAVEHARNLGYQTVIGSSTVVELAERAGLHGVLSLSQDTVRKALEEALGILHSQRVEIAKRRHLDGVLQHIPTGVAAVDNQGIVQSLNPALEALLGMPASRLLGRPLQEFCPELALDDVLRSGVGEENTVIRVGQNLVVSNILPILEDGQRTGLVLTCQDISAVQRADQRIRATHRPSGFSAKYRLEQINGKSLATHQLLKLAERYAATSSTVLITGESGTGKELLAQGMHNVSTRQRGPFVAINCAAFPESLLESELFGYQEGAFSGSRKGGKPGLIEAAHRGTLFLDEIGDMPVSLQTRLLRVLQEREVLRLGATEPISIDIRIIAATHQDLSQAIEAGDFRSDLYYRLNILRLQTVPLRERREDITDIARAIVLRLNADKHVPRLQERLLDALLPKLMAYAWPGNIRELENIVERAVLSAQELLQGTAIDERTLALVVPELLKSQALPQATAQATPMTTDLKNIAKEKEKQHILEMLQACNGNLAQTATQLGISRSTLWRRLQ, from the coding sequence ATGCAGCCCCGCCAGCCCCGCATCATCGTTCTCATCAGCCACCTGGAACGCCCGCTGCAACAAAGCCGTCTGGCGCGCGTGGTCAATAGCGTGCTGGCTGACTATTCGGCCGAAACCAGCATCCGCGTGCTCGACACCACTGTCGCCGAGTCTTTGCAACTGGCCCGCGAGCTGGAGCAGAACGACGAAGCGCAAGTCTTTATCTGCGCAGGTGCTACCGCCGCCCACTTGCGCAGACACCTGAGCCGCCCGGTGCTGTCGATGCGCGTGGGTGGGGCCGATCTGCTGCGAGCCCTGGAACAGGCGCGACTGCTTTCACCGCATATCGCCGTCCTCAGCTATGCGCGGATCAACGCCGATCTTGAGTCGATGGCGTCACTGTTCACCGTGCAGATCCATCAGGCGAGCTACCTCACACTGGAAGAAGCCCGCAAAGCGGTGGAGCATGCCCGCAACCTCGGTTACCAGACGGTGATTGGCTCATCCACTGTGGTTGAACTGGCCGAGCGTGCCGGCTTGCACGGCGTGCTTTCATTGAGCCAGGACACGGTGCGCAAAGCGCTGGAAGAAGCGCTGGGTATCCTCCACAGCCAACGCGTCGAAATCGCCAAACGCCGACATCTGGACGGGGTGTTGCAGCACATCCCGACCGGTGTGGCGGCGGTCGACAATCAGGGCATCGTGCAATCGCTGAACCCTGCACTGGAAGCGTTGCTGGGCATGCCGGCAAGCCGTCTGCTGGGCCGTCCGTTGCAGGAGTTTTGCCCGGAACTGGCGTTGGACGACGTACTGCGCAGTGGCGTCGGCGAAGAAAACACCGTCATCCGCGTGGGCCAGAATCTGGTTGTCAGCAATATCCTGCCGATCCTGGAAGACGGCCAACGCACCGGACTGGTGTTGACTTGCCAGGACATCTCGGCGGTCCAGCGTGCCGACCAGCGCATTCGCGCGACGCACCGTCCCAGCGGATTCTCGGCCAAATACCGCCTGGAGCAAATCAACGGCAAAAGCCTGGCGACTCACCAGTTGCTCAAGCTCGCCGAGCGCTATGCGGCCACCTCCTCTACCGTGCTGATCACCGGCGAAAGTGGCACCGGCAAGGAGTTGTTGGCGCAAGGCATGCACAATGTCAGTACTCGCCAGCGCGGGCCGTTTGTCGCGATAAACTGTGCGGCGTTTCCCGAGTCGTTGCTGGAAAGCGAGCTGTTCGGCTACCAGGAAGGTGCCTTCAGCGGCTCGCGTAAAGGGGGCAAGCCCGGATTGATCGAGGCCGCCCATCGCGGCACGTTGTTCCTCGACGAAATCGGCGACATGCCGGTGTCATTGCAGACTCGTCTGCTGCGAGTACTGCAGGAACGCGAGGTGCTGCGCCTCGGCGCCACCGAACCGATCAGCATCGACATCCGGATCATCGCCGCCACCCATCAGGACTTGTCCCAAGCCATTGAAGCCGGAGACTTTCGCAGCGACCTCTACTATCGCTTGAACATCCTGCGCCTGCAGACAGTGCCTTTGCGCGAACGTCGTGAAGACATCACCGACATCGCCCGCGCCATTGTGCTGCGCCTGAATGCAGACAAACACGTGCCGCGATTGCAGGAACGCTTGCTCGATGCACTGCTGCCCAAGCTCATGGCGTATGCCTGGCCCGGCAATATCCGCGAACTGGAAAATATCGTCGAACGGGCAGTGCTTTCAGCACAAGAGCTGCTGCAAGGCACCGCGATTGATGAGCGAACCCTCGCCCTGGTGGTGCCCGAACTGCTGAAAAGCCAAGCCTTGCCTCAGGCCACAGCGCAGGCAACGCCGATGACCACCGACTTGAAGAACATCGCCAAGGAAAAGGAAAAACAACACATCCTCGAAATGCTCCAGGCCTGTAACGGCAACCTGGCGCAAACCGCCACTCAGTTGGGCATCAGTCGATCCACCTTGTGGCGGCGCCTGCAATAA
- a CDS encoding SDR family NAD(P)-dependent oxidoreductase, whose amino-acid sequence MSPLHDKVAVITGAASGFGRELAIACANEGMHLALTDIDEKNLQGTVALLPMGTQVLTMTCDVARAEQVEQLAVATYARFGATHLLFNNAGVLVGGPLWATTEQDWAWMFGINVMGVAHGIRSFVPRMLAQKDQCHIVNTASVAGLLSVPGNGIYCATKHAVVTMSECLQLELEEENASIGVSVLCPAFVPTGIADAGRNRPAELAATNPLREKYEEQTRKATLAGKLSATDIARITLDAVKENRFYILPHQKIKSLIEVRMGDILEERTPRKTSR is encoded by the coding sequence ATGAGCCCACTGCACGACAAAGTCGCGGTGATCACCGGGGCCGCCAGCGGCTTTGGTCGCGAACTGGCGATAGCTTGCGCCAACGAAGGCATGCACCTGGCGTTGACCGATATCGATGAAAAAAACCTGCAAGGCACCGTTGCCCTGCTGCCGATGGGCACTCAGGTACTGACGATGACCTGCGATGTCGCGCGGGCCGAGCAGGTCGAGCAATTGGCGGTTGCCACTTATGCGCGCTTCGGCGCCACGCACCTGCTGTTCAACAATGCCGGAGTATTGGTCGGCGGCCCGCTGTGGGCCACGACCGAACAGGATTGGGCGTGGATGTTCGGCATCAACGTGATGGGTGTTGCGCATGGTATTCGCAGTTTTGTGCCGCGGATGCTGGCGCAGAAGGATCAATGCCATATCGTCAACACAGCCTCGGTCGCCGGGTTGCTGTCGGTGCCGGGCAATGGCATCTACTGTGCGACCAAGCATGCGGTGGTGACGATGTCCGAATGTCTGCAACTTGAACTGGAGGAAGAAAACGCCTCAATCGGCGTGTCGGTGCTGTGCCCGGCCTTCGTTCCGACAGGCATTGCCGACGCCGGACGCAATCGTCCGGCCGAATTGGCTGCGACCAATCCGCTGAGGGAAAAGTACGAAGAGCAGACGCGCAAGGCGACCTTGGCCGGCAAGCTCAGTGCGACGGACATCGCACGCATCACCCTCGATGCCGTGAAAGAAAATCGCTTCTACATTCTGCCGCATCAAAAGATCAAGAGCCTGATCGAAGTGCGCATGGGCGATATTCTCGAAGAGCGCACCCCGCGCAAAACCTCGCGCTGA
- a CDS encoding SDR family NAD(P)-dependent oxidoreductase has product MKPAITQLFDLTGRRALVTGASSGLGRHFARTLAAAGAEVAVAARRVEQLQTLVEEIEGDGGCARAFTLDVTDRASVNHCLARIAEDMGPLDILVNNAGVSDSLHVLEYTDEDWDRVVGTNLKGAWIVAQEVARRMVEAQRGGSLINVTSILASRVAGSLSPYVAAKAGLSHLTRSLALELARHEIRVNSIAPGYVMTELNSDFLRSEAGEKLRARIPTRRFCTPADLDGALLLLASDASRGMTGSEILVDAGHLCSTL; this is encoded by the coding sequence ATGAAACCTGCAATCACTCAGCTGTTTGATCTGACGGGCCGGCGTGCCCTGGTCACGGGTGCTTCCAGTGGTCTCGGTCGGCATTTCGCCCGGACGCTGGCGGCGGCGGGTGCCGAAGTGGCGGTAGCGGCCCGGCGGGTCGAGCAGTTGCAGACCCTGGTCGAAGAAATCGAAGGCGATGGCGGGTGTGCCCGTGCGTTCACTCTGGACGTGACTGACCGAGCCTCGGTCAACCATTGCCTGGCGCGGATTGCCGAAGACATGGGGCCGCTGGATATTCTGGTCAATAACGCCGGTGTCAGCGACAGCCTGCATGTGCTGGAGTACACCGATGAAGATTGGGACCGAGTGGTTGGCACCAACCTCAAGGGCGCCTGGATCGTCGCGCAGGAAGTGGCACGACGCATGGTCGAGGCGCAGCGCGGCGGCAGTCTGATCAACGTGACGTCGATTCTCGCCAGCCGCGTTGCCGGCAGCCTGAGCCCCTACGTCGCGGCGAAGGCTGGCTTGAGCCATTTGACCCGATCCCTGGCGCTGGAACTGGCGCGCCACGAGATCCGGGTCAACTCCATCGCCCCCGGCTATGTGATGACCGAGCTCAACAGCGATTTCCTGCGCAGCGAGGCGGGCGAAAAGTTGCGGGCCCGTATTCCCACCCGGCGTTTTTGCACGCCGGCGGATCTGGACGGTGCCTTGCTGTTGCTGGCCTCCGATGCCAGTCGGGGCATGACCGGCAGTGAGATCCTCGTGGATGCCGGGCACCTGTGTAGCACGTTGTAG
- a CDS encoding acetyl-CoA C-acyltransferase, whose translation MKEAVILSTARTPIAKAFRGAFNTLKSPTMASHAIRAAVERARIEAGEIEDLVMGTALTSGTAGLNLARMAALASGLPLSVSGQTLDRQCASGLMAIATAAKQIIVDGMPVTVGAGQENISAEQHRNMEWAYAERDPQVERNAIHAYMPMLKTAELVAQRYGISREAQDAYALQSQLRTAAAQQSGLFDGEIIPVSSLRQVTDKATGETRLEQVTLRADEGNRAQTRLEDLVNLKPVIEGGCITAGNASQLSDGASACVLMDARLAEQRNLKPLGLYRGIAVAGLAPEEMGIGPVLAVPKLLKQHGLKVADIGLWELNEAFACQVLYCRDTLGIDDARLNVNGGSIAIGHPYGMSGARMVGHALLEGRRRGVKYVVVTMCVGGGMGAAGLFEVFQ comes from the coding sequence ATGAAAGAAGCCGTCATTCTCTCCACAGCCCGTACACCGATCGCCAAGGCGTTCCGGGGCGCATTCAATACCCTAAAGTCGCCGACCATGGCCAGCCACGCCATTCGTGCCGCAGTCGAACGTGCCCGCATCGAAGCCGGGGAAATCGAAGACCTGGTCATGGGCACCGCACTGACCAGCGGCACAGCCGGTTTGAACCTCGCCCGCATGGCGGCGCTGGCCTCGGGGCTGCCGTTGTCGGTCAGCGGCCAGACCCTGGATCGCCAGTGCGCCTCGGGACTGATGGCCATCGCCACCGCCGCCAAGCAGATCATCGTCGACGGGATGCCGGTCACGGTGGGGGCCGGTCAGGAAAACATCAGCGCCGAGCAGCACCGCAACATGGAATGGGCCTACGCCGAGCGTGATCCGCAGGTGGAGCGCAATGCCATCCACGCCTACATGCCGATGCTGAAAACCGCGGAACTGGTTGCCCAGCGCTATGGGATCAGCCGCGAGGCGCAGGACGCGTACGCCCTGCAATCGCAGCTACGCACCGCAGCTGCGCAGCAGTCCGGACTGTTCGACGGCGAAATCATCCCGGTCAGCAGCCTGCGCCAGGTGACCGATAAAGCCACAGGCGAAACACGTCTGGAGCAAGTCACCTTGCGTGCCGATGAGGGCAACCGTGCGCAGACCCGTCTGGAAGATTTGGTCAACCTCAAACCGGTGATCGAGGGCGGCTGCATCACCGCCGGCAACGCCAGCCAACTGTCGGACGGCGCCAGCGCCTGCGTGTTGATGGATGCGCGTCTGGCCGAACAGCGCAATCTCAAGCCGTTGGGTCTGTATCGCGGCATCGCCGTGGCCGGCCTCGCCCCGGAAGAAATGGGCATCGGCCCAGTGCTGGCGGTGCCCAAACTGCTCAAGCAACACGGTCTGAAGGTCGCCGATATTGGTCTGTGGGAACTCAACGAAGCCTTCGCCTGCCAGGTGCTTTACTGCCGCGACACCCTGGGTATCGATGACGCCCGCTTGAATGTCAACGGCGGCTCCATTGCCATCGGTCATCCTTACGGCATGAGTGGCGCACGCATGGTCGGGCACGCCTTGCTGGAAGGTCGGAGGCGCGGTGTGAAGTACGTGGTGGTAACCATGTGCGTGGGTGGCGGCATGGGCGCGGCCGGGCTCTTTGAAGTGTTCCAGTAA